A DNA window from Amycolatopsis sp. DSM 110486 contains the following coding sequences:
- a CDS encoding SPFH domain-containing protein — protein MGIFDKIRGEFIDIIEWTDDSRDTIVWRFPRYENEIKMGAKLTVRESQAAVFVNEGQVADAYAPGMHTLQTQNMPIMSTLKGWKYGFNSPFKAEVYFVNTRQFTDLKWGTQNPIILRDPEFGMVRLRAFGGYAVRVIEPVALLKELAGTDPQFRTEEVSEYLRQMIIGKLGPAIAAAKVPMLDLVTQQDRIGGAIANALNLELHANGIEISKFIIENISVPPEVEAAMDKRTQMGVVGDLDQYTKFQSANAIEAAANNQGGAGEGLGIGLGMALGQRAAGPQGAPQQYQQPQQYQQPQYQQQPQQYQQQPPSAPTPQMPPPLPQSEQWFLGANGQQLGPFDRSQLGQQISSGTLTRETLVWKSGMPQWTPASQVPEVSPLFGATPPPLPPQS, from the coding sequence GTGGGGATTTTCGACAAGATCCGCGGCGAGTTCATCGACATCATCGAGTGGACCGACGACAGTCGTGACACGATCGTGTGGCGCTTCCCGCGCTACGAGAACGAGATCAAGATGGGCGCCAAGCTCACCGTCCGCGAATCGCAGGCCGCGGTCTTCGTCAACGAGGGCCAGGTCGCCGACGCCTACGCGCCCGGCATGCACACGCTGCAGACGCAGAACATGCCCATCATGTCCACGCTCAAGGGCTGGAAGTACGGGTTCAACTCGCCGTTCAAGGCCGAGGTCTACTTCGTCAACACCCGGCAGTTCACCGACCTCAAGTGGGGCACGCAGAACCCGATCATCCTGCGCGACCCGGAGTTCGGCATGGTCCGGCTCCGTGCGTTCGGCGGGTACGCCGTGCGCGTCATCGAGCCGGTCGCGCTGCTCAAGGAGCTCGCGGGCACCGACCCGCAGTTCCGCACCGAGGAGGTCTCCGAGTACCTCCGGCAGATGATCATCGGCAAGCTCGGCCCCGCCATCGCCGCGGCCAAGGTGCCGATGCTCGACCTGGTCACCCAGCAGGACCGGATCGGCGGCGCGATCGCCAACGCGCTGAACCTCGAACTGCACGCCAACGGCATCGAGATCTCGAAGTTCATCATCGAGAACATCTCGGTCCCGCCCGAGGTCGAGGCCGCGATGGACAAGCGGACCCAGATGGGCGTGGTCGGTGATCTCGACCAGTACACGAAGTTCCAGTCCGCCAACGCGATCGAAGCGGCCGCGAACAACCAGGGCGGCGCGGGTGAAGGCCTGGGCATCGGCCTCGGCATGGCGCTCGGCCAGCGAGCCGCGGGGCCGCAGGGCGCGCCGCAGCAGTACCAGCAGCCGCAGCAGTACCAACAGCCCCAGTACCAGCAGCAGCCGCAGCAATATCAGCAGCAGCCGCCGTCCGCGCCGACGCCGCAGATGCCGCCGCCGCTGCCCCAGTCCGAGCAGTGGTTCCTCGGGGCGAACGGTCAGCAGCTCGGCCCGTTCGACCGGAGCCAGCTCGGGCAGCAGATCTCGTCAGGCACGCTGACCCGGGAGACCCTCGTGTGGAAGTCCGGAATGCCGCAATGGACGCCGGCCTCGCAGGTGCCGGAGGTCTCGCCGCTGTTCGGCGCGACCCCGCCGCCGCTGCCGCCGCAGTCCTGA
- a CDS encoding DUF3761 domain-containing protein — MLRKLGMVLAAGLLVAGCGATPAPTGSGGVVPPVTTALLPSTSSSPATTSATPTTESPVSTTSVPPYVAPETTASKAVAPKTTAKAKTTPKTTAAPPKTNTAACSGDYYRNSSGVCVHRPSSNPAGATAKCKDGSYSYSQHRSGTCSGHGGVLTWIARPAT, encoded by the coding sequence GTGTTGCGAAAACTGGGAATGGTGCTGGCTGCCGGACTGCTGGTCGCGGGCTGCGGGGCGACACCGGCGCCGACCGGAAGCGGTGGTGTCGTGCCGCCGGTCACCACGGCTTTGCTGCCGAGCACTTCCTCTTCGCCGGCAACGACTTCCGCAACGCCGACGACCGAATCGCCCGTTTCGACCACTTCGGTGCCGCCTTACGTCGCGCCGGAAACCACTGCCTCAAAGGCGGTGGCTCCGAAAACCACGGCGAAAGCCAAAACCACTCCGAAAACCACTGCGGCCCCGCCGAAAACCAACACGGCCGCCTGCAGCGGCGACTACTACCGCAACTCCTCCGGCGTCTGCGTACACCGCCCGTCCTCCAACCCCGCCGGTGCAACCGCCAAGTGCAAAGACGGCAGCTACAGCTATAGCCAGCACCGCTCCGGCACCTGCTCCGGCCACGGCGGCGTCCTCACCTGGATCGCACGCCCCGCGACCTGA
- a CDS encoding NAD(P)/FAD-dependent oxidoreductase, whose translation MRKRAVVAGGGVVGLTTGLALRRAGFETLVCEQESEIRGVGAALGLWANALAVFDRLGVGGDIRAAGVPSAIRYQDPAGQVMDEYYGDLADVDYLMVTRQRLNELLAAALTADELRTGARVTGYRDHDGGVTVEFADGSTEEADLLVGADGVYSRVREQLSPGSAAQEYPGHLAWRGIVAESAIPEITVERFVVGRERTRGGVVRSGGGTAFWVLAQLGAPPTTRSAKEEALARVDHLYDGGWPFPLREAIEATPEDRVVSNRVMALPLQSRWVSAHVALAGDSAHAVSPHITSGASLGIEDALVLADHLTDADVPAALQAYEADRLPRYAEVYRWVDEVAAAADEPHLYAKEFFDFVRWMLGR comes from the coding sequence GTGCGAAAACGAGCGGTGGTGGCCGGGGGCGGCGTTGTCGGGCTGACGACGGGGCTCGCGCTCCGGCGGGCGGGGTTCGAAACCCTGGTGTGCGAACAGGAATCCGAGATCCGCGGCGTCGGCGCCGCGCTGGGGCTGTGGGCAAACGCGCTCGCGGTGTTCGACCGGCTGGGTGTGGGTGGTGACATCCGCGCGGCCGGCGTGCCGAGCGCGATCCGCTACCAGGACCCGGCCGGGCAGGTCATGGACGAGTACTACGGCGACCTCGCCGACGTCGATTACCTCATGGTCACGCGCCAGCGCCTCAACGAGCTGCTCGCCGCCGCGCTGACCGCCGACGAGCTGCGCACCGGCGCCCGCGTCACCGGCTACCGGGACCACGACGGCGGCGTGACCGTGGAGTTCGCCGACGGTTCCACCGAGGAAGCCGACCTCCTCGTCGGCGCCGACGGCGTGTATTCGCGCGTCCGCGAGCAGCTCTCCCCCGGTTCGGCCGCGCAGGAGTACCCGGGCCACCTGGCGTGGCGCGGGATCGTCGCCGAGAGCGCGATCCCCGAAATCACCGTGGAACGCTTCGTCGTCGGCCGCGAACGCACCCGCGGCGGCGTGGTCCGCAGTGGCGGCGGTACGGCGTTCTGGGTCCTCGCCCAGCTGGGCGCGCCGCCCACCACGCGTTCCGCGAAGGAGGAAGCCCTCGCCCGCGTCGACCACCTCTACGACGGCGGCTGGCCGTTCCCCCTGCGCGAAGCCATCGAGGCGACGCCGGAGGACCGCGTGGTCAGCAACCGCGTGATGGCGCTGCCCCTGCAGTCCCGCTGGGTCTCCGCCCACGTCGCCCTCGCAGGCGACTCCGCGCACGCCGTCTCCCCGCACATCACTTCCGGCGCCTCCCTGGGCATCGAGGACGCGCTGGTTCTCGCCGATCACCTGACGGACGCGGACGTCCCTGCGGCATTGCAGGCTTACGAAGCCGACCGGCTCCCGCGGTACGCCGAGGTGTACCGCTGGGTCGACGAAGTCGCCGCCGCGGCCGACGAACCGCACCTCTACGCCAAGGAGTTCTTCGACTTCGTGAGGTGGATGCTCGGCCGATGA
- a CDS encoding dihydrofolate reductase family protein: MGNVRWHLMMSLDGFAAGPGHSMDWMSGIKVSPATHHDAIATLGAVLGGRRGYDALAQRFPGQASRQPYGGGWTGPVFVLTHHPDDAIPDAGITFLDCDLAEAVEIGLAAAKGKDLEIHSQDIARQCLELGLIDEFHVHLAPVMLGSGVRLFDSPGTAPVRWARIHDVPSPAARPPPPSPR, encoded by the coding sequence ATGGGCAACGTGCGCTGGCACCTCATGATGTCGCTCGACGGCTTCGCCGCCGGCCCCGGCCACTCGATGGACTGGATGTCCGGCATCAAAGTCAGCCCCGCCACCCACCACGACGCCATCGCCACCCTCGGCGCCGTCCTGGGCGGCCGCCGCGGCTACGACGCCCTCGCGCAGCGCTTCCCCGGCCAGGCCAGCCGTCAGCCCTACGGCGGCGGGTGGACCGGCCCGGTGTTCGTGCTGACCCACCACCCCGACGACGCGATCCCGGACGCCGGCATCACCTTCCTCGACTGCGACCTGGCCGAGGCCGTCGAGATCGGCCTGGCCGCCGCGAAGGGCAAGGACCTGGAGATCCACAGCCAGGACATCGCCCGCCAATGCCTGGAGCTCGGCCTGATCGACGAGTTCCACGTCCACCTGGCCCCCGTGATGCTCGGCTCGGGCGTGCGCCTGTTCGACAGCCCGGGCACGGCGCCCGTCCGCTGGGCCCGCATCCACGACGTACCATCGCCGGCCGCACGGCCTCCGCCGCCCTCGCCGCGGTGA
- a CDS encoding GntR family transcriptional regulator — protein sequence MVDRRSGVPAFRQVAADLREKITAGQYAPGEQLPSERELVDAYGVSRPTVREAVNMLRSEGLVTSEHGRGVFVRPPASIQRIGRSRLSREARERNRGAFLADAAARGFTPSSSVKIRFEQADARAAAHLAIDEGTEITVRDRVMRADGLVVQLAVSRLPRQFTRGTAIEEVDTGSGGAYARLEEAGHTLGSFVEHVGARMPTPDEASLLQLADGVPVITVTRVAYGTDGTPLEMNDMVLAADRYELSYEWPAD from the coding sequence ATGGTGGATCGCAGAAGCGGCGTACCCGCGTTCAGGCAGGTAGCGGCAGACCTGCGCGAGAAGATCACGGCCGGCCAGTACGCGCCGGGCGAGCAGCTGCCCAGCGAACGTGAGCTGGTCGATGCCTACGGGGTGTCGCGGCCGACGGTTCGTGAAGCCGTGAACATGTTGCGCTCCGAGGGTTTGGTGACATCTGAGCATGGGCGCGGAGTGTTCGTCCGGCCGCCGGCAAGCATCCAGCGCATCGGCCGTTCCCGGTTGTCCCGCGAAGCGCGTGAACGCAACCGCGGTGCTTTCCTCGCCGACGCAGCGGCGCGCGGCTTCACTCCGTCCTCCTCCGTGAAGATCCGGTTCGAACAGGCTGATGCCCGCGCCGCAGCGCACCTGGCGATCGACGAAGGCACCGAGATCACCGTGAGGGATCGGGTGATGCGTGCCGATGGGCTGGTGGTTCAACTCGCGGTGTCGCGCCTGCCCCGGCAGTTCACGCGCGGCACCGCGATCGAAGAAGTCGACACCGGCTCCGGTGGTGCGTACGCGCGGCTGGAGGAAGCCGGTCACACCCTCGGCTCGTTCGTCGAGCACGTCGGCGCTCGGATGCCGACTCCCGATGAAGCATCGTTGTTGCAGCTCGCCGATGGTGTCCCCGTCATCACCGTCACCCGGGTGGCCTACGGCACCGACGGCACGCCGCTCGAGATGAACGACATGGTCCTGGCCGCGGACCGCTACGAGCTGTCCTACGAATGGCCCGCCGACTAG
- a CDS encoding helix-turn-helix transcriptional regulator: protein MDSLTEQIEVARARLEEVRYSRGWTLSNIQEMTGLPNRVTAARWWFRAPHSKSAQRFAEYAHELGCAIRLLVIEDDPAERPLPWRERMPHTDFTTPDPDADAMAEPQRLQEKLRRARMAAGRSRTDLAEALGTSPIHIWCLEYSPTVHDLALCEFLMYARFLGYTIRLDLVPEHDSVPESERGSSPEESGKEPLSVSAY from the coding sequence ATGGATTCGTTGACGGAACAGATCGAGGTCGCACGGGCGCGGCTCGAGGAAGTCCGCTACTCCCGCGGCTGGACACTCTCGAACATCCAAGAGATGACCGGCCTCCCCAACCGCGTCACCGCCGCCCGCTGGTGGTTCCGCGCCCCGCACTCGAAAAGCGCCCAACGGTTCGCCGAGTACGCCCACGAACTTGGCTGCGCCATCCGCCTGCTCGTCATCGAGGACGACCCCGCCGAACGCCCCCTGCCCTGGCGAGAACGCATGCCGCACACCGACTTCACGACCCCAGACCCCGATGCCGACGCGATGGCCGAACCCCAACGCCTGCAAGAGAAACTCCGCCGCGCCCGGATGGCCGCCGGTCGATCGCGCACCGACCTCGCCGAGGCCCTCGGCACCAGCCCCATCCACATCTGGTGCCTCGAGTACAGCCCGACCGTGCACGACTTGGCGCTGTGCGAATTCCTGATGTACGCCCGTTTCCTCGGCTACACCATCCGGCTGGACCTGGTGCCCGAGCACGACTCCGTACCCGAAAGCGAGAGGGGCTCTTCCCCGGAAGAATCCGGGAAAGAGCCCCTCTCGGTCAGTGCGTACTAG
- a CDS encoding 3-hydroxyacyl-CoA dehydrogenase NAD-binding domain-containing protein — protein sequence MAESKTIRWEKDADGIVTLTLDDPNQSANTMNSAFRESLGVTVDRLEAEKDDITGVVITSAKKTFFAGGDLRDLIQAKPEHAAAFTESSTLMKTQMRRIEQLGKPVVAAINGAALGGGLEIALATHHRIAADAKGSQIGLPEVTLGLLPGGGGVVRTVRLLGIQSALLNVLLQGTRHKPRKALELGLVHEVVDTVEELVPAAKAWIKANPEGGVQPWDVKGYKIPGGTPSNPSFAANLPAFPANLRKQLKGAPMPAPRAILAAAIEGAQVDFDTAIKVETRYFVSLATGQVSKNMTKAFFFDLQSINSGGSRPDGFEKYTARKVGVLGAGMMGAAIAYVSAKAGIDVVLKDVSQEAADKGKGYAAKLEEKALSRGKTTKEKSDELLGRIKATGDAADFEGVDFVIEAVFESVELKHKVFGEIESIVNSDAVLGSNTSTLPITTLAEGVKRTEDFIGIHFFSPVDKMPLVEIICGEKTSPATLAKVFDYTLQIKKTPIVVNDSRGFFTSRVIGTFINEAVAALGEGVEPASIEQAGSQAGYPAPPLQLMDELTLTLPRKIRVETKAAVEAAGGTWTPHASEAVIDRMLDEYDRKGRSTGAGFYEYDENGKRTGLWPGLRDAFKSGTGDVPFEDLKERMLFAEALETVKCFDEGVLTTVADANIGSIFGIGFPAWTGGVIQYINQYAGGLQGFVDRSRELAARYGDHFLPPESLVAKAAKGEIYE from the coding sequence ATGGCTGAAAGCAAGACCATCCGCTGGGAGAAGGACGCGGACGGCATCGTCACGCTGACGCTGGACGACCCCAACCAGTCGGCCAACACCATGAACTCCGCGTTCCGCGAGTCGCTCGGCGTAACTGTCGACCGGCTGGAGGCGGAGAAGGACGACATCACCGGTGTCGTGATCACGTCGGCCAAGAAGACGTTCTTCGCCGGTGGCGACCTGCGCGACCTGATCCAGGCCAAGCCGGAGCACGCGGCCGCGTTCACCGAGTCCAGCACGCTGATGAAGACGCAGATGCGCCGCATCGAGCAGCTCGGCAAGCCGGTCGTCGCGGCCATCAACGGTGCCGCTTTGGGCGGTGGCCTCGAGATCGCGCTCGCCACGCACCACCGCATCGCGGCCGACGCGAAGGGCAGCCAGATCGGCCTGCCCGAGGTCACACTGGGCCTGCTGCCCGGCGGTGGCGGCGTCGTGCGCACGGTGCGGCTGCTCGGCATCCAGAGCGCGCTGCTGAACGTGCTGCTGCAGGGCACGCGCCACAAGCCGCGCAAGGCGCTGGAGCTGGGCCTGGTCCACGAGGTCGTGGACACCGTCGAGGAGCTGGTGCCCGCCGCCAAGGCGTGGATCAAGGCCAACCCCGAAGGCGGCGTGCAGCCGTGGGACGTCAAGGGTTACAAGATCCCGGGCGGCACCCCGTCGAACCCGAGCTTCGCGGCGAACCTGCCCGCGTTCCCGGCGAACCTGCGCAAGCAGCTCAAGGGCGCGCCGATGCCGGCGCCGCGCGCGATCCTGGCCGCGGCCATCGAGGGCGCGCAGGTCGACTTCGACACCGCGATCAAGGTCGAGACGCGCTACTTCGTCAGCCTGGCCACCGGGCAGGTCTCGAAGAACATGACGAAGGCGTTCTTCTTCGACCTGCAGTCGATCAACTCGGGCGGCTCGCGTCCCGATGGTTTCGAGAAGTACACCGCCCGCAAGGTCGGTGTCCTCGGCGCCGGGATGATGGGCGCGGCAATCGCGTACGTCTCCGCGAAGGCCGGCATCGACGTCGTGCTCAAGGACGTCTCGCAGGAAGCCGCCGACAAGGGCAAGGGCTACGCGGCCAAGCTCGAGGAGAAGGCTCTTTCCCGTGGCAAGACCACGAAGGAGAAGTCCGACGAGCTGCTGGGCCGCATCAAGGCGACCGGCGACGCGGCTGACTTCGAGGGCGTCGACTTCGTGATCGAGGCCGTGTTCGAGAGTGTCGAGCTCAAGCACAAAGTGTTCGGCGAGATCGAGAGCATCGTCAACTCCGATGCCGTGCTGGGTTCCAACACCTCGACCCTGCCGATCACCACCCTCGCCGAGGGCGTGAAGCGGACCGAGGACTTCATCGGGATCCACTTCTTCTCGCCGGTGGACAAGATGCCGCTGGTCGAGATCATCTGCGGTGAGAAGACTTCGCCCGCGACGCTCGCGAAGGTCTTCGACTACACCCTGCAGATCAAGAAGACCCCGATCGTCGTCAACGACAGCCGCGGCTTCTTCACCTCGCGCGTGATCGGCACGTTCATCAACGAGGCCGTCGCCGCGCTGGGCGAGGGTGTCGAGCCGGCGTCGATCGAGCAGGCGGGTTCGCAGGCCGGCTACCCGGCGCCGCCGCTGCAGCTGATGGACGAGCTCACGCTCACGCTGCCGCGCAAGATCCGCGTCGAGACGAAGGCCGCGGTCGAGGCCGCGGGCGGCACCTGGACGCCGCACGCGTCGGAAGCCGTGATCGACCGCATGCTCGACGAGTACGACCGCAAGGGCCGCAGCACCGGCGCCGGCTTCTACGAGTACGACGAGAACGGCAAGCGCACCGGCCTCTGGCCCGGCCTGCGCGACGCGTTCAAGTCGGGCACCGGCGACGTCCCCTTCGAAGACCTCAAGGAGCGCATGCTCTTCGCCGAGGCTCTCGAAACGGTGAAGTGCTTCGACGAGGGCGTGCTGACCACCGTGGCCGACGCCAACATCGGCTCGATCTTCGGCATCGGCTTCCCCGCGTGGACCGGTGGCGTGATCCAGTACATCAACCAGTACGCCGGTGGGTTGCAGGGCTTTGTCGACCGGTCCCGCGAACTGGCGGCCCGGTACGGCGACCACTTCCTGCCGCCGGAGTCGCTGGTGGCGAAGGCGGCCAAGGGCGAGATCTACGAATAA
- a CDS encoding acetyl-CoA C-acetyltransferase — translation MSSEAYIYEAMRTPRGKNKGGALHGTKPLDLVVGLIEELKVRHPNLDPKAIDDIVLGVVSPVGEQGADIARTAALVSGLPETVAGVQLNRFCASGLEATNIAAQKVRSGWDQLIIAGGVESMSRVPMGSDGGALFMDPTTAYDEYIVPQGIGADLIATMEGFSREDVDRFAVRSQEKAEAAWSGGYFAKSVVPVKDINGVTILDHDEHRRPGSTVEGLGKLKAAFTAIGDMGGFDAVALQKYHQVEKIDHVHTGGNSSGIVDGAAIVLVGSEEVGKTFGLTPKARIVATAAIGSEPTIMLTGPTPATQKVLKTAGLTPDDIDLWELNEAFASVVLKWMKDLHLPEEKVNVNGGAIAMGHPLGATGAMLVGTVVDELERRQARRALVTLCIGGGMGVATIIERV, via the coding sequence GTGAGTAGCGAGGCCTACATCTACGAGGCGATGCGCACGCCTCGAGGTAAGAACAAGGGCGGTGCCCTCCACGGCACCAAGCCGCTCGACCTGGTGGTCGGGCTGATCGAAGAGCTCAAGGTCCGCCACCCGAACCTCGACCCGAAGGCGATCGACGACATCGTGCTCGGCGTGGTCTCGCCGGTGGGTGAGCAGGGCGCCGACATCGCGCGCACCGCCGCCCTCGTGTCCGGCCTGCCGGAGACGGTCGCGGGCGTGCAACTCAACCGCTTCTGCGCGTCGGGCCTGGAGGCCACCAACATCGCGGCCCAGAAGGTGCGCTCGGGCTGGGACCAGCTGATCATCGCCGGCGGCGTGGAGTCCATGTCGCGCGTGCCGATGGGTTCCGACGGCGGCGCGCTGTTCATGGACCCGACCACGGCGTACGACGAGTACATCGTGCCGCAGGGCATCGGCGCCGACCTCATCGCGACGATGGAGGGCTTCAGCCGCGAGGACGTCGACCGGTTCGCGGTGCGCTCGCAGGAGAAGGCCGAGGCGGCCTGGTCAGGCGGGTACTTCGCGAAGTCCGTGGTGCCGGTGAAGGACATCAACGGCGTCACGATCCTCGACCACGACGAGCACCGTCGCCCCGGCTCGACCGTCGAGGGCCTGGGCAAGCTCAAGGCCGCGTTCACCGCGATCGGCGACATGGGCGGCTTCGACGCCGTCGCGCTGCAGAAGTACCACCAGGTCGAGAAGATCGACCACGTCCACACGGGCGGCAACTCCTCCGGCATCGTCGACGGCGCGGCCATCGTGCTCGTCGGCAGCGAAGAGGTCGGCAAGACCTTCGGCCTCACGCCGAAGGCGCGCATCGTCGCCACCGCCGCCATCGGCTCGGAGCCGACGATCATGCTCACCGGCCCCACGCCGGCCACGCAGAAGGTGCTCAAGACCGCGGGCCTGACCCCGGACGACATCGACCTGTGGGAGCTCAACGAGGCCTTCGCCTCCGTCGTGCTCAAGTGGATGAAGGACCTGCACCTGCCCGAGGAGAAGGTCAACGTCAACGGCGGCGCGATCGCCATGGGCCACCCGCTCGGCGCCACCGGCGCGATGCTGGTCGGCACCGTGGTCGACGAGCTGGAACGCCGCCAGGCGCGCCGCGCCCTGGTGACCCTGTGCATCGGCGGCGGCATGGGCGTCGCGACCATCATCGAGCGGGTGTGA
- a CDS encoding TetR/AcrR family transcriptional regulator: MSTPARGSRPRDRKAQLAAVAAGLFRARGFHGVGINDIAAAAGVTGPALYRHFADKQAILAYVVLAGIDDMEAVTASALSGGPDQLEVLLTGLATQAVERREIAALWRWEGPHLPRDERREIRRRSGAVLDAWTKALLEVRPSLTTDDAEFLCWGALSVFGSVAVHHTTVARRRFVPLLVELALAVLNTTLPSAGLVEPVRNGLGTPSRREQVLAAATTLFAERGFHAVSMEDIGAAAGIAGPSVYRHFPSKAALMVAIGHRAADRLALAAEQAMRAPDERTALRRLAASYVHTLLHTPELLVSFTGDRVTMPDRDKADLLRVQRDYVDSWVALLSTISPTLPAREAKIRVHAALTIANDLTRTRRVSGRPRFEAELTALLHAVLEY, translated from the coding sequence ATGAGTACTCCAGCCCGCGGGTCGCGCCCCCGCGACCGCAAGGCCCAGCTCGCCGCGGTCGCGGCCGGGCTGTTCCGCGCGCGCGGCTTCCACGGCGTCGGCATCAACGACATCGCGGCCGCGGCGGGCGTCACGGGGCCGGCGCTGTACCGGCACTTCGCGGACAAGCAGGCGATCCTGGCGTACGTCGTGCTGGCCGGGATCGACGACATGGAGGCGGTGACCGCTTCGGCGTTGTCGGGTGGGCCTGACCAGCTGGAAGTGCTGCTGACGGGGCTGGCCACGCAGGCTGTCGAACGGCGCGAGATCGCTGCTTTGTGGCGCTGGGAAGGCCCTCATCTGCCACGCGACGAGCGGCGGGAGATCCGGCGGCGGTCTGGTGCGGTACTCGACGCGTGGACGAAGGCGCTGCTGGAAGTCCGCCCTTCGCTGACAACCGACGACGCCGAATTTCTCTGTTGGGGCGCGCTGTCGGTGTTCGGCAGCGTGGCTGTACACCACACGACGGTGGCCCGTCGCCGGTTCGTTCCGCTGCTCGTCGAGCTCGCGTTGGCTGTGCTCAACACCACACTGCCGTCGGCCGGTCTGGTGGAGCCCGTCCGCAACGGCCTCGGCACCCCGTCCCGCCGCGAACAGGTCCTGGCCGCCGCGACCACACTGTTCGCCGAACGCGGCTTCCACGCGGTGAGCATGGAGGACATCGGCGCAGCGGCCGGGATCGCCGGACCCAGCGTCTACCGGCATTTCCCCAGCAAAGCGGCCCTGATGGTCGCCATCGGACACCGGGCGGCGGACCGGCTCGCCCTGGCCGCCGAGCAGGCGATGCGCGCCCCCGACGAACGCACGGCACTGCGCCGGCTGGCGGCTTCGTACGTCCACACGCTCCTGCACACGCCTGAGCTACTGGTCTCCTTCACGGGCGACCGCGTCACCATGCCGGACCGCGACAAGGCCGATTTGCTGCGCGTGCAGCGGGACTACGTGGACTCCTGGGTGGCACTGCTGTCGACGATCTCGCCCACCCTGCCGGCCCGCGAGGCGAAAATCCGGGTGCACGCGGCGCTGACGATCGCCAACGACCTCACGAGAACCCGGCGGGTGAGCGGGCGGCCGCGGTTCGAGGCGGAGTTGACGGCGTTGCTGCACGCGGTGCTGGAGTACTGA
- a CDS encoding low temperature requirement protein A has translation MPTGRRLHLVTADEGHRVSTLELFFDLVFVYAITQTTQLMADHLSPLGVVEGLLVLAVLWWCWCCYAWLGTTIHVDHGIARLAMFGAMGVMFLLSLTVPEAFTDRPGGLDGPLLFVGCYAIVRVLHEVAYLGAARHDPELQGVLLRMLRGLVPSIGLLVLAAFLAGPWQLVLWVVALTVDYVNVYFSGPAGWRLNSPAHFAERFGLIVIIALGESIVAIGIGIGPVPMTWLIAGCALCGVALAAGMWWTYFDVVARVAERRLAGAKGVERTKLATDSYTFLHLPLIAGIVLVALGLKKAFLYLSDTAHHLPGEALHGVPIWALTGGLALYLVALSALRRRNVGSWNVQRLVLAAVLLGVTPLLEHTPAAVAVVTVAVAVLGLVAFERMAWVRRQVPLPPR, from the coding sequence GTGCCCACCGGACGAAGGCTGCACCTGGTCACGGCGGACGAAGGACATCGGGTGTCGACGCTCGAACTGTTCTTCGACCTCGTGTTCGTGTACGCGATCACGCAGACGACCCAGCTGATGGCCGACCACCTGAGCCCGCTCGGCGTTGTCGAGGGGCTGTTGGTGCTGGCGGTGCTGTGGTGGTGCTGGTGCTGCTACGCCTGGCTAGGCACGACGATCCACGTGGACCACGGCATCGCGCGGCTCGCGATGTTCGGGGCGATGGGCGTGATGTTCCTGCTTTCGCTCACGGTGCCGGAGGCGTTCACGGACCGGCCGGGTGGGCTGGACGGGCCGTTGCTGTTCGTCGGGTGTTACGCGATCGTGCGGGTGCTGCACGAGGTCGCGTACCTGGGCGCGGCGCGGCACGACCCGGAGTTGCAGGGCGTGCTGCTGCGGATGTTGCGCGGGCTGGTGCCGAGCATCGGGTTGCTGGTGCTGGCGGCGTTCCTCGCCGGGCCGTGGCAGCTGGTGCTGTGGGTGGTCGCGCTGACCGTGGACTACGTGAACGTCTACTTCTCCGGCCCCGCCGGCTGGCGGCTCAACTCGCCGGCGCATTTCGCGGAGCGGTTCGGGCTGATCGTGATCATCGCGCTCGGCGAATCGATCGTGGCGATCGGGATCGGCATCGGGCCGGTGCCCATGACGTGGCTGATCGCCGGCTGCGCGCTGTGCGGCGTCGCACTCGCCGCGGGCATGTGGTGGACCTATTTCGACGTGGTCGCGCGCGTCGCCGAGCGCCGGCTCGCGGGCGCGAAGGGCGTGGAGCGCACGAAGCTCGCGACGGATTCGTACACGTTCCTGCACCTGCCGCTGATCGCGGGGATCGTGCTCGTGGCGCTGGGCCTGAAGAAGGCGTTCCTCTACCTGTCCGACACTGCGCACCACCTACCCGGCGAGGCGCTGCACGGCGTGCCCATCTGGGCGCTCACCGGCGGGCTCGCGTTGTATCTCGTGGCGCTGAGTGCGTTGCGGCGGCGGAACGTCGGCAGCTGGAACGTCCAACGGCTCGTACTCGCCGCCGTGCTGCTCGGGGTCACGCCGCTGCTGGAGCACACCCCCGCGGCGGTGGCTGTGGTCACCGTCGCCGTGGCGGTGCTGGGGCTGGTCGCGTTCGAGCGGATGGCCTGGGTGCGGCGGCAGGTCCCCCTGCCGCCGCGTTGA